A stretch of the Papaver somniferum cultivar HN1 chromosome 6, ASM357369v1, whole genome shotgun sequence genome encodes the following:
- the LOC113287555 gene encoding protein DEHYDRATION-INDUCED 19-like — protein MDSELWASRLAAAKRQYTLQHQQNNNSQLDRLSFDDIDVEEEIRPDFPCPYCYEDYDIVSLCSHLEDEHPFESKVTLCPICSVRVSRDMLNHITLQHGHLFKLQRRRRLRRVAIPNSQALSLLGRDLREAHLQVLLGGGGYRSSNPSTSNVATDSFLSSLMFNFPASEADEITKSMAPIVEDTSEKSTTSIKPHKPSFDSSLSREEREQKTMRAEFVQDLLLSTLFGD, from the exons ATGGATTCTGAACTCTGGGCATCTCGTCTTGCTGCAGCCAAAAGGCAATACACTCTGCAACATCAACAGAACAACAACTCTCAACTAG ATCGGCTGAGCTTTGATGATATTGATGTAGAAGAGGAGATTCGTCCTGATTTTCCATGTCCTTATTGTTACGAAGATTATGATATTGTTTCTCTTTGTTCTCATCTAGAGGATGAACATCCATTCGAGTCAAAAGTGACG TTATGCCCCATTTGCTCTGTTAGGGTTTCTCGAGATATGCTGAATCATATTACTTTGCAACATGGACACCTGTTCAAG TTACAGAGACGTAGAAGATTACGCAGAGTTGCCATCCCTAACAGTCAGGCACTGTCTTTGTTGGGTCGAGATCTCCGTGAAGCTCATTTACAGGTGCTtttaggaggtggtggttatcGGTCAAGCAATCCTAGTACATCTAATGTTGCTACAGATTCATTTCTGTCATCACTTATGTTTAACTTTCCTGCATCTGAAGCTGATGAAATTACAAAGTCGATGGCCCCCATTGTTGAGGATACTTCTGAGAAGAGTACGACTTCGATAAAGCCTCATAAACCAAG TTTCGACTCTTCTTTGAGTCGAGAAGAGAGGGAACAAAAGACTATGAGAGCTGAGTTTGTGCAAGATCTTCTACTCTCTACACTGTTTGGGGATTAA